One window of the Natrinema sp. CBA1119 genome contains the following:
- a CDS encoding helix-turn-helix domain-containing protein: MAESERETRQRGDELLPERSILSLEEYLAMQRSIGNETRFRVLNALVEVGSQSASELRDRLEVESNVLHYHLDELVDVGLVENRKRKEPDSDGLYSYYRATSLGEGILDHGVRELMRREWDTLEEYSA, encoded by the coding sequence ATGGCCGAATCCGAGCGTGAGACACGACAACGCGGGGACGAGTTGCTACCCGAGCGGAGTATTCTCTCGCTCGAGGAGTACCTCGCCATGCAGCGTTCGATCGGCAACGAGACGCGGTTTCGCGTCCTGAACGCGCTCGTCGAGGTCGGCTCCCAGAGCGCCAGCGAGTTACGCGATCGCCTCGAGGTCGAGTCGAACGTGCTTCACTACCATCTCGACGAACTCGTCGACGTCGGTCTCGTGGAGAATAGAAAACGCAAGGAGCCCGACAGCGACGGGCTCTATTCATACTACCGGGCGACCTCGCTCGGCGAAGGAATTCTCGATCACGGCGTCCGCGAACTGATGCGACGGGAGTGGGATACGCTCGAGGAGTATAGCGCGTGA
- a CDS encoding NRAMP family divalent metal transporter, with the protein MTTEQHSSGLDRRRAFLDRLGPTWLAGAIAAGPATMASLLVAGASFGYALLWVVVLSAVLGTVGQYLAMRLGLLTEAGIVEVVERHLGSSWAWVLVVDVVLAAGLAQLVIMKTLAGVSATIADSAGVGTAALTDPRFWGVLWAVILALGLAGGGYRLAEVGAKLLVSIVVVAFVASAFVVPIDPVAAANGLKPAIPAGIDGAIVAAGILGGAVHITLLTMQSYTMRARGWTARDADIATFDVVSSMLVAFGIFSLGVFLVAASVLPSAGVDPATIDGVGAAQTLGPIAGEYATWLFLAGLLGAAVSTLGGNTIVPPYLLADKLGWEQSVTDGRYRAAIVAVALASAVGAFLEGAFFQLLVLTLAFGLVGTPFAIAVILYLLNDPAVVPETNSLPANLGGLALFVVAVVLAGEFVLAELETVTEPASAFVVAFAAAMVLVLVGLVGRFVRDRTDRN; encoded by the coding sequence ATGACAACCGAGCAGCACTCGAGCGGACTGGATCGAAGGAGGGCGTTTCTCGATCGACTGGGGCCGACGTGGCTTGCCGGCGCGATCGCGGCGGGACCGGCGACGATGGCCAGTCTGCTCGTTGCGGGTGCGAGCTTCGGGTACGCGCTGCTATGGGTCGTCGTTCTATCGGCCGTTTTGGGTACCGTCGGTCAGTACCTCGCGATGCGGCTGGGGTTGCTCACCGAAGCGGGGATCGTGGAAGTCGTCGAGCGCCACCTCGGCTCGTCGTGGGCCTGGGTGCTCGTGGTCGATGTCGTGCTAGCCGCGGGGCTCGCCCAGCTCGTCATCATGAAGACGCTGGCGGGCGTGAGCGCGACGATCGCCGACAGCGCGGGAGTCGGTACCGCCGCGCTGACCGATCCGCGATTCTGGGGCGTGCTCTGGGCGGTAATCCTCGCACTGGGGCTCGCGGGCGGTGGTTATCGGCTCGCGGAGGTCGGAGCCAAGCTCCTCGTCTCGATCGTCGTCGTCGCGTTCGTCGCGAGCGCGTTCGTTGTCCCGATCGATCCGGTCGCGGCAGCGAACGGCCTGAAACCCGCGATTCCGGCCGGCATCGACGGGGCGATCGTCGCCGCGGGGATCCTCGGCGGCGCGGTCCACATCACGCTGCTGACGATGCAGAGCTACACGATGCGCGCCCGCGGCTGGACCGCCCGCGACGCTGACATCGCGACGTTCGACGTCGTCAGTTCGATGCTCGTCGCCTTCGGGATCTTCAGCCTCGGCGTCTTTCTCGTCGCGGCGAGCGTCCTCCCCTCGGCCGGCGTCGATCCGGCGACGATCGATGGGGTGGGAGCCGCCCAGACGCTCGGTCCGATCGCCGGCGAGTACGCCACGTGGCTGTTCCTCGCCGGCCTCCTCGGTGCGGCGGTCTCGACCCTCGGCGGCAACACGATCGTCCCGCCGTACCTCCTTGCCGACAAACTCGGCTGGGAGCAGTCCGTCACTGACGGCCGATACCGGGCCGCCATCGTCGCCGTCGCGCTCGCTTCGGCCGTCGGCGCGTTCCTCGAGGGAGCGTTCTTCCAGTTGCTCGTCCTCACGCTGGCGTTCGGACTCGTCGGCACGCCCTTCGCCATCGCGGTGATCCTCTACTTGCTGAACGATCCCGCGGTCGTCCCCGAAACGAACTCGCTGCCGGCGAACCTCGGCGGCCTCGCGCTGTTCGTCGTCGCAGTCGTCCTCGCCGGCGAGTTCGTCCTCGCGGAACTCGAGACGGTCACCGAACCGGCGTCGGCGTTCGTCGTCGCGTTCGCCGCGGCGATGGTGCTGGTACTCGTCGGACTGGTCGGGAGATTCGTCCGAGATCGGACCGATAGGAATTGA